From Planctomycetota bacterium, a single genomic window includes:
- a CDS encoding D-arabino 3-hexulose 6-phosphate aldehyde lyase — protein sequence MRPIVQISLDIIELDEALATAQMALDAGVDWLEAGTPLILAEGMHGVRALRERWPDTPIVADLKTMDGGYLEAEVMARAGATHVVVMARAHEETIRCVVKAGRDLNIKVMGDNLGCADMVDAAKQLADLGCDYIVHHIGYDERRGIGARGQRMPSPLDQLRQVVAAVDVPVQAVGGLSIEQAVATPGYGAPLVVLGAPLTIDADAFKTADGNLAASLRMICDRVHEHGDVPVGSSSKSTS from the coding sequence ATGCGACCGATTGTGCAGATTTCCCTCGATATCATCGAGCTTGACGAGGCGCTGGCGACGGCTCAGATGGCGCTGGATGCGGGCGTGGACTGGTTGGAGGCGGGGACGCCGCTGATCCTGGCGGAGGGGATGCACGGCGTGCGGGCGCTGCGCGAGCGCTGGCCGGATACGCCGATCGTGGCGGACCTCAAGACGATGGACGGCGGGTATCTGGAAGCGGAGGTGATGGCCAGGGCCGGAGCGACGCATGTCGTCGTCATGGCCCGGGCGCACGAGGAGACGATCCGCTGCGTCGTCAAAGCCGGGCGCGATCTGAACATCAAGGTCATGGGCGACAACCTCGGCTGCGCCGACATGGTCGACGCCGCGAAGCAGCTCGCCGACCTCGGCTGCGACTACATCGTGCATCACATCGGCTACGACGAACGGCGCGGCATCGGAGCCCGGGGCCAGCGCATGCCCAGCCCGCTCGATCAGCTTCGCCAGGTCGTGGCGGCGGTCGACGTGCCCGTGCAGGCGGTCGGCGGATTGTCGATCGAGCAGGCGGTGGCGACGCCGGGCTACGGCGCCCCGCTGGTCGTGCTTGGCGCGCCGCTGACGATCGACGCCGATGCATTCAAAACCGCGGACGGCAATCTGGCGGCCTCGCTGCGCATGATCTGCGATCGCGTGCATGAGCATGGCGATGTCCCGGTGGGTTCATCTTCAAAGTCGACGTCATAA
- a CDS encoding FCD domain-containing protein: MRTLAGRVHHELRKRILGGVIAPGTRLIVDKLAAEFDVSITPVREAMRLLERDGLIAFRPHCGATTTLPSAEHFADLNAVRSALEPVATRAACARLSQPDFVRLDQTLAVGYACIASDADVDAWLDADQRFHALLVHRSGNALLEEILGQLYDRIRLHREMYFISPQRLAQSVHEHAVIIEALRARDADKAGDLMSQHMHSHVPLQS; encoded by the coding sequence ATGCGGACGCTCGCAGGGCGGGTTCATCATGAACTGCGCAAGCGCATTCTCGGCGGCGTCATCGCCCCGGGCACGCGGTTGATCGTCGACAAGCTCGCGGCGGAATTTGATGTGAGCATCACGCCGGTGCGCGAAGCGATGCGTTTGCTCGAGCGCGACGGGCTGATCGCTTTTCGCCCTCACTGCGGCGCGACGACGACGTTGCCGTCAGCGGAGCATTTCGCGGACCTCAATGCCGTGCGATCGGCGCTGGAGCCGGTGGCGACCCGTGCGGCATGCGCCCGGCTGTCGCAACCCGATTTCGTCCGGCTCGATCAGACGCTCGCCGTGGGCTACGCCTGCATCGCCAGCGATGCGGATGTGGATGCCTGGCTCGATGCCGACCAGCGCTTTCACGCCCTGCTCGTTCATCGCAGCGGCAACGCGCTGCTGGAGGAAATCCTCGGCCAGCTCTATGACCGCATCCGCCTGCACCGCGAAATGTATTTCATCAGCCCCCAGCGCCTCGCGCAGTCGGTGCATGAACACGCCGTCATCATCGAAGCCCTCCGCGCTCGCGATGCCGACAAGGCGGGCGACCTCATGTCGCAGCACATGCACTCGCACGTCCCGCTTCAGTCGTAA